The following proteins are co-located in the Agromyces laixinhei genome:
- a CDS encoding phage holin family protein, with the protein MIRFLIRTAISLVTAALGLLVASWILPEFRIEWGGFIVAILVFAIAQAVLSPFIFNLARQHASAILGGIGLVSTFVALLIASLFPGGITISGVVTWILATLIVWIITALGTWLLPLIFLKEKAKKAKA; encoded by the coding sequence ATGATCCGCTTCCTGATCCGCACGGCGATCTCTCTCGTGACCGCCGCTCTCGGCCTGCTCGTCGCCTCGTGGATCCTGCCCGAATTCCGTATCGAGTGGGGCGGATTCATCGTCGCGATCCTCGTCTTCGCGATCGCGCAGGCCGTGCTCAGTCCCTTCATCTTCAACCTGGCACGCCAGCATGCCTCGGCGATCCTCGGCGGCATCGGTCTCGTCTCGACGTTCGTCGCGCTCCTCATCGCCTCGCTCTTCCCGGGCGGCATCACGATCAGCGGGGTGGTGACGTGGATCCTCGCGACCCTCATCGTCTGGATCATCACGGCGCTCGGCACATGGCTCCTGCCGCTCATCTTCCTGAAGGAGAAGGCGAAGAAGGCGAAGGCCTGA
- a CDS encoding MFS transporter gives MAERAMRDETAPNPAARRVQTVYFTLLIGNTLAASFIWGVNTLFLLDAGLSNFEAFAANAFFSVGMVIFEVPTGVIADTLGRRVSYLLGTITLAVTTALYYLLWVGHSPFWMWAIVSVLLGLGFTFFSGAVEAWLVDALAATGYTGGLERVFGRGLALTGAAMFIGSIAGGVVAQATNLGVPFVIRAGILVVMFIVAAFVMHDLGFTPAGRAHPIEATKQVFSASVKYGLGRRPVRYVMFASFFTTGVGFYVFYALQPYLVELWGDPGAYSIAGLAAAILSGAQVIGGLAAPWLRRRFAKRTTTIILSLVVSSLVLLALGVNQNFWVAIVLLTLWGLVDAAAGPVQQAYLNDMIPSQQRATVLSFDSLLGSSGGAVIQPVLGRSADVWGYPGSLLVSGGIQALAVPFLWLSRKQGSPADVATNESPVTPESPDGRAELG, from the coding sequence ATGGCCGAACGCGCGATGCGCGACGAGACAGCGCCGAACCCGGCAGCGCGCAGGGTGCAGACGGTGTATTTCACGCTGCTGATCGGCAACACGCTGGCCGCCTCGTTCATCTGGGGCGTCAACACGCTCTTCCTGCTCGATGCCGGCCTCTCGAACTTCGAGGCGTTCGCCGCCAACGCCTTCTTCTCGGTTGGAATGGTGATCTTCGAGGTGCCCACCGGGGTCATCGCCGACACACTCGGCCGCCGGGTCTCCTACCTGCTCGGCACCATCACCCTCGCCGTCACGACCGCGCTGTACTACCTGCTCTGGGTGGGGCATTCGCCGTTCTGGATGTGGGCGATCGTCTCGGTGCTGCTCGGGCTCGGATTCACGTTCTTCTCGGGCGCCGTCGAGGCCTGGCTCGTCGACGCGCTCGCCGCGACCGGCTACACCGGCGGCCTCGAGCGCGTGTTCGGTCGCGGCCTCGCCCTCACGGGCGCGGCGATGTTCATCGGCTCGATCGCGGGCGGCGTGGTCGCGCAGGCCACGAACCTCGGCGTGCCGTTCGTCATCCGCGCGGGCATCCTCGTCGTCATGTTCATCGTGGCCGCCTTCGTGATGCACGACCTCGGGTTCACGCCCGCCGGGCGGGCACACCCGATCGAGGCGACCAAGCAGGTCTTCAGCGCGTCGGTGAAGTACGGACTCGGCCGGCGGCCCGTGCGGTACGTCATGTTCGCGTCGTTCTTCACGACGGGCGTCGGCTTCTACGTCTTCTACGCGCTGCAGCCCTACCTCGTCGAACTCTGGGGCGACCCGGGCGCCTACTCGATCGCGGGTCTCGCGGCGGCGATCCTCTCGGGCGCGCAGGTGATCGGCGGTCTCGCGGCACCCTGGCTGCGGCGGCGATTCGCGAAGCGCACGACGACGATCATCCTGAGCCTCGTCGTCTCGAGCCTCGTGCTGCTCGCCCTCGGGGTGAATCAGAACTTCTGGGTCGCGATCGTGCTGCTGACGCTCTGGGGACTCGTCGATGCCGCGGCGGGCCCCGTGCAGCAGGCGTACCTGAACGACATGATCCCGTCGCAACAGCGCGCGACGGTGCTCTCGTTCGACTCGCTCCTCGGCAGCTCGGGCGGGGCCGTGATCCAGCCCGTGCTCGGCCGGTCGGCCGACGTCTGGGGCTACCCCGGATCGCTGCTCGTCAGCGGCGGCATCCAGGCGCTCGCCGTGCCGTTCCTGTGGCTGAGCCGCAAGCAGGGTTCGCCGGCGGATGTCGCGACGAACGAGTCGCCCGTGACGCCCGAGTCGCCCGACGGGCGGGCCGAACTGGGGTAG
- a CDS encoding sensor histidine kinase gives MTSAAPPPVVDGVEWVRPRPGRRAHRNDVVLALVLAVGLAASSALYRITGWGEGAPWWGSAIWIAAMSLPLAARRIQPEIVAVVASAAFIVGAVAEVADGLIGNICLFVAIYTVGAWGRSRRWATIVRGVIVVVMFAWLLWNQIYYSAMQDFLPDFSRDGLVSPYLAFGLINVLTNLLYFGGAWYFGDRAYRSARSRAELEQRTAELAAERERARAHAVAIERLRIARELHDVVAHHVSVIGVQAGAARRVLAKDPGAASTALSSIEESARDAVDELHGLLGTLRSDAEAATSTTTSTSTRGIERIGELVTEAAASGLPTTLAIVGDAVPVSAVVDLSAYRIVQEALTNVRKHAGAAATAEVRVRWDERTVEVEVTNTGAVRRPRPGSTADATDPGLGQLGMRERVAAAGGHLELGPRTRGGYLVRARFPLRRVEEVPA, from the coding sequence ATGACCTCCGCCGCACCTCCGCCCGTCGTCGACGGCGTCGAATGGGTGCGCCCGCGGCCCGGGCGTCGCGCCCACCGGAACGACGTCGTGCTGGCCCTCGTGCTCGCGGTCGGCCTCGCCGCCAGTTCGGCGCTGTACCGCATCACGGGCTGGGGCGAGGGTGCTCCGTGGTGGGGCTCTGCGATCTGGATCGCGGCGATGAGCCTGCCGCTCGCGGCTCGGCGCATCCAGCCGGAGATCGTGGCGGTCGTGGCTTCCGCCGCGTTCATCGTGGGCGCCGTCGCCGAGGTCGCCGACGGGCTCATCGGCAACATCTGCCTGTTCGTCGCGATCTACACGGTCGGCGCGTGGGGGCGCAGCCGGCGCTGGGCGACGATCGTGCGCGGCGTCATCGTCGTCGTGATGTTCGCCTGGCTCTTGTGGAACCAGATCTACTACTCGGCCATGCAGGACTTCCTGCCCGACTTCTCACGCGACGGACTGGTCTCGCCGTATCTCGCATTCGGCCTCATCAACGTGCTCACGAACCTCCTCTACTTCGGCGGTGCGTGGTATTTCGGCGACCGCGCGTACCGTTCGGCGAGGTCGCGCGCCGAACTCGAGCAGCGCACCGCCGAACTCGCCGCCGAACGGGAACGCGCACGCGCACACGCCGTCGCGATCGAGCGACTGCGCATCGCCCGCGAACTGCACGACGTCGTCGCCCACCACGTCTCGGTGATCGGGGTGCAGGCGGGCGCGGCCAGGCGCGTGCTCGCCAAGGACCCCGGCGCCGCCTCGACCGCCCTCTCGTCGATCGAGGAGAGCGCGCGCGACGCCGTCGACGAACTGCACGGGCTGCTCGGCACGCTGCGCAGCGACGCCGAGGCCGCGACGAGCACGACGACGAGCACCTCGACTCGGGGCATCGAGCGCATCGGCGAGCTCGTCACCGAAGCTGCGGCCAGCGGGTTGCCGACGACGCTCGCGATCGTGGGCGACGCGGTGCCCGTCTCCGCCGTCGTCGACCTGAGCGCCTACCGCATCGTGCAGGAGGCGCTCACGAATGTGCGCAAGCATGCGGGCGCCGCTGCGACGGCCGAGGTGCGGGTGCGCTGGGACGAGCGCACGGTCGAAGTCGAAGTGACGAACACCGGTGCGGTACGCCGCCCCCGGCCCGGTTCGACAGCGGATGCCACGGACCCGGGCCTCGGGCAGCTGGGCATGCGGGAGCGGGTCGCCGCGGCCGGCGGACACCTCGAACTGGGGCCGCGGACGCGCGGGGGTTACCTCGTGCGCGCCCGGTTCCCACTGCGCCGCGTCGAGGAGGTGCCCGCATGA